In the Vitis vinifera cultivar Pinot Noir 40024 chromosome 2, ASM3070453v1 genome, one interval contains:
- the LOC100240858 gene encoding pentatricopeptide repeat-containing protein At4g19440, chloroplastic yields the protein MPSKPLKDPISCLHQSMDLRITLLPKPTPIFCPIARPLTCVTSAAPHPPSPLPSQNQPPSSDHALLKSVTSILSNPSLDSTQCKQLIPHLSPHQFDSVFFSVRRNVNPKTALNFFYFASDSCGFRFTLRSYCVLMRSLIVSGFVSPARLLLIRLIDRKLPVLFGDPKNRHIEIASAMADLNEVGESGVAVAAVDLLIHVYCTQFRNVGFRNAIGVFRFLANKGVFPTVKTCTFLLSSLVKANELEKSYWVFETMRQGVSPDVYLFSTAINAFCKGGKVEDAIQLFFDMEKLGVSPNVVTYNNLIHGLCKHGNLDEAFRFKEKMVKDGVNATLITYSVLINGLMKLEKFNEANSVLKETLEKGFTPNEVVYNTLIDGYCKMGNLGDALRIRGDMVSKGINPNSVTLNSIIQGFCKIGQMEQAECILEEMLSRGFSINPGAFTTIIHWLCMNSRFESALRFLREMLLRNMRPNDGLLTTLVGGLCKEGKHSDAVELWFRLLEKGFGANLVTTNALIHGLCKTGNMQEAVRLLKKMLERGFVLDKITYNTLISGCCKEGKVEEGFKLRGEMVKQGIEPDTFTYNLLIHGMCRIGKLDEAVNLWNECKSRDLVPNVYTYGVMIDGYCKADKIEEGEKLFTELLTQNLELNSVVYNTLIRAYCRNGNTVEAFKLHDDMRSKGIPPTTATYSSLIHGMCNIGRMEDAKCLIDEMRKEGLLPNVVCYTALIGGYCKLGQMDKVVNVLQEMSSYDIHPNKITYTVMIDGYSKSGDMKTAAKLLHEMVGKGIVPDTVTYNVLTNGFCKEGKIEEGFKICDYMSQEGLPLDEITYTTLVHGWQQPSALTNQE from the coding sequence ATGCCCTCTAAACCCTTAAAAGACCCCATTTCGTGTTTACATCAATCAATGGATTTGAGAATAACCCTCCTCCCAAAACCCACACCAATCTTCTGCCCAATCGCACGCCCCCTTACCTGTGTCACCTCCGCCGCCCCACATCCACCGTCGCCATTGCCGTCCCAGAATCAGCCTCCTTCTTCGGATCATGCTCTTCTCAAATCGGTAACTTCAATTCTCTCAAACCCATCTCTGGATTCCACTCAGTGTAAACAACTCATACCCCATTTGTCTCCTCATCAATTCGATTCTGTATTCTTCTCCGTAAGACGTAATGTTAACCCCAAAACtgctttgaatttcttttattttgcttcTGATTCATGTGGGTTTCGATTCACTCTTCGATCATACTGTGTTTTGATGCGTAGTTTGATTGTTTCGGGCTTTGTCTCTCCCGCTAGGCTGCTTTTGATCCGTTTAATCGATCGGAAGCTGCCCGTTTTGTTCGGGGACCCGAAAAATAGGCACATTGAGATAGCCAGTGCAATGGCGGATTTGAATGAGGTGGGCGAGTCGGGTGTTGCGGTTGCGGCAGTTGATTTGTTGATTCATGTCTATTGTACCCAATTCAGGAATGTGGGTTTCCGGAATGCTATTGGCGTTTTCCGGTTTTTGGCTAATAAGGGTGTGTTTCCAACTGTGAAGACTTGTACCTTTTTGCTGAGTTCTTTAGTTAAGGCGAATGAACTTGAAAAGAGTTATTGGGTGTTTGAGACTATGCGCCAAGGTGTTTCTCCAGATGTTTACTTGTTTAGCACTGCAATTAATGCCTTTTGTAAGGGAGGGAAGGTTGAGGATGCTATTCAGTTGTTTTTTGACATGGAGAAGTTGGGTGTTTCTCCGAATGTTGTTACATATAATAATCTTATTCATGGTTTATGCAAGCATGGGAATTTAGATGAGGCTTTTCGATTCAAGGAGAAAATGGTGAAAGATGGCGTGAATGCTACTCTTATAACTTACAGTGTTCTTATTAATGGTTTGATGAAATTGGAAAAGTTTAATGAAGCAAATTCTGTTTTGAAGGAAACGTTGGAAAAGGGGTTTACACCGAATGAGGTTGTTTATAACACATTGATTGATGGATACTGTAAAATGGGAAACCTTGGGGATGCATTGAGGATAAGGGGTGATATGGTCTCCAAGGGAATCAACCCCAATTCAGTTACTCTTAATTCAATCATCCAGGGATTTTGCAAGATTGGGCAGATGGAACAAGCTGAGTGCATTTTGGAGGAGATGCTATCGAGAGGATTCTCTATAAACCCTGGTGCTTTTACTACGATTATTCACTGGTTATGTATGAATTCTAGGTTTGAGTCTGCACTAAGATTCCTCAGGGAGATGCTATTAAGAAATATGAGACCCAATGATGGGTTGCTGACCACATTGGTGGGTGGGCTTTGTAAGGAGGGTAAGCACTCAGATGCAGTGGAACTTTGGTTTAGGCTCTTGGAGAAAGGCTTTGGAGCCAATTTAGTGACCACAAATGCTCTAATTCATGGACTTTGCAAAACGGGTAATATGCAAGAGGCTGTTAGGCTTCTCAAGAAGATGTTAGAAAGGGGTTTCGTATTGGATAAGATCACATACAACACACTCATCTCAGGGTGTTGCAAGGAGGGAAAGGTTGAGGAAGGTTTTAAATTGAGGGGAGAAATGGTTAAGCAAGGAATTGAACCAGACACTTTTACTTACAATTTGCTGATACACGGGATGTGTCGTATTGGTAAATTGGACGAAGCTGTGAACCTTTGGAATGAATGTAAAAGTAGAGATCTAGTTCCAAATGTTTATACATATGGTGTCATGATTGATGGATATTGTAAGGCTGACAAAATTGAGGAGGGAGAAAAACTCTTCACTGAGTTGCTCACTCAGAATTTGGAACTGAATTCTGTTGTTTATAATACACTTATCAGAGCATACTGTCGAAATGGGAATACAGTGGAGGCCTTTAAACTTCATGATGACATGAGAAGCAAGGGTATTCCACCAACTACAGCCACATATTCTTCTCTAATACATGGAATGTGCAATATTGGACGCATGGAGGATGCAAAATGCCTTATTGATGAAATGAGAAAGGAGGGTTTGCTTCCAAATGTTGTCTGTTATACTGCACTAATTGGTGGTTACTGTAAGCTAGGTCAGATGGATAAAGTGGTGAATGTCTTGCAGGAAATGTCTTCATATGACATACACCCTAATAAAATTACGTATACTGTCATGATTGATGGATATTCCAAATCAGGTGATATGAAAACAGCAGCTAAGCTTCTACATGAAATGGTAGGAAAAGGAATTGTCCCAGACACTGTCACTTATAATGTCTTGACAAATGGGTTTTGCAAGGAAGGGAAGATAGAAGAAGGTTTTAAAATATGTGATTATATGTCCCAGGAAGGGTTACCTTTAGATGAAATTACATATACTACTTTGGTTCATGGGTGGCAACAACCATCAGCATTAACAAATCAAGAGTGA